The following are from one region of the Populus trichocarpa isolate Nisqually-1 chromosome 8, P.trichocarpa_v4.1, whole genome shotgun sequence genome:
- the LOC7454236 gene encoding F-box/kelch-repeat protein At3g23880, with translation MTNRTKHHKIHPPNVFTHKNQTGKRIPEMESENRESEATHPLPTNSKNSRVTDPTLKDPPMSTPSSSSSSSTSPGPSQKRQNNDHNLSPPQTNKKRTKKTPPPLPNLPHELIIEILSRLPAKSLIKFRCVSKSFKSLISNPQFIKTHLEKVKNLSRNDPDFSPEIVISSSEPLFRLKSCSLYSVYNNPVTDAVVIDYYLLKDIYRYDWVVGSCDGLVCLGIKQDFVVLWNPSTRVFNRLPDLGFAKKLGSYTVFGFGYDSQIDDYKVLAMFCFLTKSVYGGSRYVTRIKVCALKGECWRRLEDFGLGLPYDVSGKHVDGKLCWPVMPEGSIGSAWSIVAFDLAQEMFEEVVQPDYGAVGYERVLGVLQGWLCVMCNYQGVRADVWVLKEFGVRDSWTKLFSIPYLDDPLWFHYSVPLCIDVGGEVLLEYKSVLVIYNPKHGTFRYPVMNGASSCIEADVYIQSLVSPVVDGQV, from the coding sequence ATGACAAACCGTACGAAACATCATAAAATCCATCCACCAAACGTTTTTACGCACAAAAACCAAACAGGGAAGAGAATCCCAGAAATGGAGTCTGAAAACAGAGAAAGCGAGGCAACTCATCCATTACCAACCAACTCCAAGAACTCGCGAGTCACAGATCCAACTCTTAAAGACCCACCAATGTCAACCCCTTCTTCGtcctcatcttcttcaacatcaCCTGGGCCATCTCAAAAACGGCAAAACAACGATCACAACCTCTCGCCAccacaaaccaataaaaaaagaaccaagaaaACACCACCTCCACTGCCAAACCTCCCTCACGAACTCATCATTGAAATCCTATCTCGGTTGCCTGCCAAATCCCTAATCAAATTCAGGTGCGTTTCCAAATCATTCAAATCCCTGATTTCAAATCCCCAATTCATCAAAACGCATCTCGAAAAGGTCAAGAATTTATCAAGAAACGACCCTGATTTCTCTCCAGAAATCGTTATTTCCTCCAGCGAGCCACTGTTTAGGCTCAAGAGCTGCTCACTTTACTCTGTTTATAATAACCCAGTGACTGATGCTGTTGTGATTGATTACTATCTATTGAAGGATATCTATCGTTATGATTGGGTTGTTGGGTCCTGTGATGGGCTAGTGTGTTTGGGTATTAAGCAGGATTTTGTGGTCTTATGGAACCCATCTACAAGGGTTTTTAACAGATTGCCTGATTTGGGATTTGCAAAGAAATTAGGTAGTTATACTGTTTTTGGGTTCGGTTATGATAGTCAAATAGATGACTATAAGGTGCTGGctatgttttgttttctgaCTAAGAGTGTTTATGGAGGCAGTAGATATGTGACAAGAATTAAGGTTTGTGCATTGAAGGGTGAGTGTTGGAGGAGGCTTGAGGATTTTGGGCTTGGTCTTCCATATGATGTTTCAGGAAAACATGTTGATGGGAAGCTTTGTTGGCCGGTTATGCCTGAAGGGAGTATAGGGTCAGCGTGGTCTATTGTTGCTTTTGATTTAGCCCAAGAGATGTTCGAGGAGGTTGTGCAGCCTGATTATGGGGCTGTTGGTTATGAGAGAGTGTTGGGGGTCTTACAAGGCTGGCTCTGTGTGATGTGTAACTATCAAGGGGTTCGTGCTGATGTCTGGGTTTTGAAGGAGTTTGGAGTTAGAGATTCCTGGACTAAGCTGTTTAGCATACCATATTTGGATGATCCTTTGTGGTTTCATTATTCAGTGCCTCTGTGCATTGATGTTGGAGGTGAGGTTCTGTTGGAGTACAAGTCAGTTTTAGTGATTTACAATCCCAAACATGGTACTTTCAGGTACCCTGTGATGAATGGTGCTAGTTCTTGTATAGAAGCAGATGTGTACATTCAGAGCCTGGTTTCACCCGTTGTTGATGGTCAGGTCTAA
- the LOC7469106 gene encoding protein ABCI12, chloroplastic: MNCTHCTIQTVTFPVLPARASSKTLISPFLAQVYPKSTFKNAHQTLKLTSFKVRASVDNSGDTNNWVSRLPIGALSGDKIFKLISGATASPIGQFISSPTTFLHSVDPRIKLIWLLALVVLPARSHIVMRFGLVVYIALLSVLVLPRHVWMDQLGRVSLLSGILFITLGLGSDGVPPLVQLRTPPPAITGLPNLPMSLSGYSYLIMKLGPLQFTRKGLSVASTAACLTFTVFQSASLCLATTTPEQLAFAMRWFMLPLRYIGVPVAEITLTLLLSLRFINLVFDEVRNVSLGIVSRRIKWKQLTIIETIDIFASYIRRIFKNIFSHAEQISQAMIVRGFRGDSNSHKIYFLSDSSIGMADFVSLLCLIGVVGAALLSDYYLV; the protein is encoded by the exons ATGAACTGCACGCACTGTACTATCCAAACGGTCACTTTCCCTGTGCTGCCTGCAAGAGCCAgttcaaaaaccctaatttctccGTTTCTTGCACAAGTTTAccctaaaagtacttttaaaaatgCCCATCAAACTTTGAAACTGACAAGTTTCAAAGTCAGAGCTTCAGTGGACAATTCTGGCGATACCAACAACTGGGTCAGCCGGTTACCCATCGGAGCTTTATCCGGCGATAAGATATTCAAGTTGATTTCCGGTGCCACTGCTAGTCCCATTGGCCAATTCATTTCTTCACCAACCACGTTTTTACATTCTGTGGACCCCAGAATCAAATTG ATATGGCTTCTGGCTCTAGTTGTTTTACCAGCGCGATCGCATATCGTGATGCGTTTCGGATTGGTAGTTTACATTGCTCTTTTGTCTGTATTGGTTCTCCCAAGGCATGTGTGGATG GATCAATTGGGAAGAGTGTCATTGCTTTCTGGAATCCTATTTATTACATTGGGTTTAGGATCAGATGGTGTGCCTCCACTTGTCCAGTTAAGAACGCCACCACCTGCCATCACAGGCTTGCCTAATCTTCCAATGTCTTTGAGCGGCTATTCGTATTTAATCATGAAGCTAGGGCCTTTACAGTTTACAAGGAAGGGCTTGTCAGTAGCAAGCACAGCTGCATGCTTAACCTTCACT GTCTTCCAAAGTGCGAGCCTTTGCCTGGCAACCACAACTCCTGAACAACTAGCGTTTGCTATGCGGTGGTTTATGCTTCCCTTAAGATACATTGGTGTTCCGGTGGCTGAAATAACTCTTACCCTCTTACTATCATTGAGGTTCATCAATCTAGTCTTTGATGAG GTCCGAAATGTTTCACTGGGGATTGTATCTCGCAGGATAAAATGGAAGCAATTGACGATTATCGAGACGATAGATA TTTTCGCTTCCTATATACGTCGGATCTTCAAGAATATTTTTAGCCACGCAGAGCAGATATCTCAG GCAATGATTGTCCGGGGTTTTAGAGGTGACAGCAACTCCCATAAAATCTATTTCTTATCAGACTCATCGATTGGGATGGCAGATTTTGTTTCTCTGCTATGCTTGATTGGTGTTGTAGGTGCTGCTCTCTTGTCTGACTATTACTTGGTCTGA
- the LOC7469107 gene encoding membrane protein PM19L: MASGASKSAAFMLLILNMGLYFLMIVIGSWAINHGIVRSRETAAILTIPARIFPIYFPMGNLATGFFIILSLLAGVVGFTSSITGLHNVFLWNAPNLHAAYASSLASLSLTLLSMGFACKEIDIGWTDSVLRTLEVVTIIVSGTQLLCTGAIHVGVEDMVARQKNLGGRV, translated from the exons ATGGCTTCTGGAGCAAGCAAATCTGCTGCCTTCATGCTCTTAATCCTCAATATGGGGCTGTATTTTCTCATGATAGTAATCGGTTCATGGGCTATAAATCATGGGATTGTAAGATCTCGTGAAACAG CGGCTATTTTGACAATCCCAGCACGCATCTTTCCGATATACTTCCCGATGGGAAATTTGGCAACAGGTTTCTTCATCATTCTCTCCCTTCTTGCCGGCGTTGTGGGCTTCACCTCCTCTATTACTGGACTTCATAACGTTTTTCTCTGGAATGCTCCAAACTTACACGCAGCATATGCGTCTTCTCTAGCATCATTGTCACTCACCCTTCTATCCATGGG ATTCGCATGCAAAGAGATCGACATAGGCTGGACAGATTCAGTCTTG CGTACTCTAGAAGTGGTGACAATAATTGTGAGTGGAACCCAATTATTGTGCACTGGTGCTATCCATGTTGGAGTAGAAGATATGGTCGCACGACAGAAGAACCTGGGAGGAAGAGTTTGA
- the LOC7469108 gene encoding glutamine synthetase leaf isozyme, chloroplastic: MAQILAPSSQWQMRIAKNSAPASPMTAKMWSSLVLKQNKKGTAKSSAKFRVFAVKSENGTINRMEDLLNLDLTPYTNNFIAEYIWIGGSGIDLRSKSRTISKPIEHPSELPKWNYDGSSTGQAPGEDSEVILYPQAIFKDPFRGGNNILVMCDTYTPQGEPIPTNKRHRAAEIFSNKKVVDEVPWFGIEQEYTLLQTNVKWPLGWPVGGYPGPQGPYYCGAGADKSFGRDISDAHYKACLYAGINVSGTNGEVMPGQWEYQVGPSVGIDAGDHIWISRYILERITEQAGVVLSLDPKPIEGDWNGAGCHTNYSTKTMREEGGYEAIKKAILNLSLRHKEHISAYGEGNERRLTGKHETASIDTFSWGVANRGCSIRVGRETEKQGKGYLEDRRPASNMDPYVVTALLAETTILYEPTLEAEALAAQKLSMNV; the protein is encoded by the exons ATGGCACAGATTCTGGCGCCTTCTTCACAATGGCAGATGAGAATAGCAAAGAACTCAGCACCCGCAAGTCCCATGACTGCAAAGATGTGGAGTTCTCTAGTTTTGAAGCAGAACAAGAAAGGAACAGCTAAAAGCTCTGCTAAATTTAGAGTGTTCGCCGTCAAGTCTGAGAACGGCACTATCAATAGGATGGAGGATCTTCTAAATTTAGATCTTACTCCGTACACTAACAATTTCATTGCTGAGTACATCTG GATTGGAGGATCTGGCATTGATCTTCGTAGCAAGTCAAGG ACAATTTCAAAGCCTATAGAACATCCATCTGAGCTTCCCAAGTGGAACTATGATGGATCAAGTACTGGACAAGCACCAGGAGAGGATAGCGAGGTCATTCTATA TCCCCAGGCAATTTTCAAGGACCCATTCCGTGGAGGAAACAACATCTTG GTTATGTGTGATACATACACTCCACAAGGTGAGCCCATCCCTACCAACAAACGCCATCGGGCTGCTGAGATTTTCAGCAACAAGAAGGTTGTAGATGAAGTTCCATG GTTTGGGATAGAGCAAGAGTACACCTTGCTTCAAACAAATGTGAAGTGGCCTTTGGGCTGGCCTGTTGGAGGTTATCCTGGTCCTCAG GGTCCTTATTATTGTGGAGCTGGCGCTGATAAATCGTTTGGTCGTGACATATCTGATGCACATTATAAGGCTTGTTTATATGCTGGAATTAATGTTAGCGGCACCAATGGGGAGGTTATGCCAGGCCAG TGGGAATATCAGGTGGGTCCTAGTGTGGGCATTGATGCTGGAGATCATATCTGGATTTCAAGATACATTCTAGAG AGAATCACTGAACAAGCTGGTGTCGTGCTCTCACTCGATCCAAAACCAATAGAG GGTGATTGGAATGGTGCTGGATGCCACACCAATTACAG CACAAAGACCATGAGGGAGGAAGGAGGCTATGAAGCAATAAAGAAGGCAATCTTAAATCTGTCACTTCGCCATAAGGAACACATTAGTGCTTACGGTGAAGGAAATGAGAGAAGGTTGACAGGAAAGCATGAAACAGCAAGCATTGACACATTTTCCTGG GGAGTGGCTAATCGTGGCTGTTCCATCCGGGTGGGACGTGAAACTGAGAAGCAAGGAAAAG GTTACTTGGAGGATAGACGTCCAGCCTCAAACATGGACCCTTATGTCGTGACTGCGCTACTGGCTGAGACTACAATTTTGTATGAACCAACACTTGAGGCTGAAGCTCTTGCTGCTCAGAAGCTGTCTATGAATGTCTGA